One part of the Parabacteroides distasonis ATCC 8503 genome encodes these proteins:
- a CDS encoding RagB/SusD family nutrient uptake outer membrane protein, translated as MKRLFKNIICAVLAPVALVSCMDLDENVYDKLPTDEFGTTEKQINAIMAPAYQSLKNMLAYDGPWGAADMTADILIAPTRVGGDWWDGGQYMEQCMHSWKPNSYSVENCWTYCTEGLTTVNSVYNIIEKSEAMSDELKLQYLSELRGLRAFWYYVIVDIFGNAPLVTDFEDTSLPSITSRADLYKYVVKELTEIIPNLRSDVSDASYGKFTQGAARMVLAKMYLNAEEWIGEPNWKGVVEQCDEIMKLEYIIEPNWKTNFEVHNEVSREIIFPICYKASDAWGNSIHLWTLHYLDPDVLGFTGGMWNGINAQPDFVRTFDTEDPRYEGSFLIGPMIDPSTGEILKTTLGHDLIHTIDLNVVPGTEKTDADGNLTPWGEVHQEDGARINKWVYEKGMQNTNMENDIAIFRLADVYLMKAEALVRMGGDLGEATRLVNAIRERAYGNSDHNYTSVTLDDIYNERGYELAFEFVRRQDMIRFGTYLKPRYMKPKQTPEYRKIFPIPFKAWQKNNNLVQNPGYPAF; from the coding sequence ATGAAAAGATTATTCAAAAATATAATATGTGCCGTACTCGCTCCGGTAGCACTTGTCTCTTGCATGGATTTGGACGAGAACGTATACGACAAGCTTCCTACCGACGAATTCGGGACAACAGAAAAGCAGATTAATGCGATCATGGCTCCGGCATACCAATCCCTAAAGAACATGCTGGCTTATGACGGTCCTTGGGGAGCGGCCGATATGACAGCCGATATCTTGATAGCACCTACACGTGTAGGTGGCGACTGGTGGGACGGCGGACAATACATGGAACAATGTATGCACAGTTGGAAACCGAACTCTTACTCCGTAGAGAATTGCTGGACATATTGTACGGAAGGTTTAACCACAGTTAATTCCGTATATAATATTATAGAGAAAAGCGAGGCGATGAGCGATGAACTTAAGCTTCAATACTTGTCTGAGCTAAGAGGATTACGCGCTTTCTGGTATTATGTAATCGTAGATATTTTCGGTAACGCTCCATTAGTGACAGATTTTGAGGATACCTCCTTGCCCTCCATCACGAGCCGTGCGGATCTGTATAAATACGTGGTGAAGGAATTAACCGAGATCATCCCGAACCTGCGCTCCGATGTATCAGACGCCAGCTACGGTAAGTTCACGCAAGGGGCTGCCCGTATGGTATTGGCAAAGATGTACCTCAACGCCGAGGAATGGATCGGCGAGCCGAACTGGAAAGGTGTAGTGGAGCAGTGCGACGAGATCATGAAACTCGAATATATCATCGAGCCGAATTGGAAAACCAATTTCGAGGTTCATAACGAGGTATCACGAGAGATTATTTTCCCGATCTGCTACAAGGCATCTGATGCTTGGGGTAACTCCATTCATCTTTGGACATTGCATTATCTGGATCCCGATGTATTAGGTTTCACCGGCGGTATGTGGAATGGTATCAACGCCCAGCCGGATTTTGTCCGCACATTTGATACGGAAGATCCTCGTTACGAAGGTTCGTTCTTGATTGGCCCGATGATCGACCCTAGCACGGGAGAGATTTTGAAAACGACCCTAGGACATGACTTGATCCATACGATCGACTTAAATGTGGTACCGGGAACTGAGAAAACCGATGCGGATGGTAACTTAACCCCGTGGGGCGAGGTTCACCAAGAAGACGGCGCACGTATCAATAAGTGGGTATATGAGAAAGGCATGCAAAATACCAATATGGAGAACGATATCGCTATCTTCCGTCTGGCCGATGTATACCTGATGAAAGCGGAAGCCTTGGTTCGTATGGGCGGGGATCTCGGTGAAGCTACTCGTCTGGTAAACGCTATCCGGGAAAGGGCTTACGGCAATTCCGATCATAATTACACGAGCGTGACATTGGACGATATCTATAACGAGCGTGGTTATGAGTTGGCATTCGAATTTGTCCGCCGCCAAGATATGATCCGCTTCGGGACTTATCTGAAACCGAGATATATGAAGCCGAAACAGACTCCGGAATATCGTAAGATCTTCCCGATCCCGTTCAAGGCTTGGCAGAAGAATAATAATTTGGTTCAGAACCCGGGATATCCGGCATTCTAA